A single window of Ovis aries strain OAR_USU_Benz2616 breed Rambouillet chromosome 24, ARS-UI_Ramb_v3.0, whole genome shotgun sequence DNA harbors:
- the LOC132658533 gene encoding uncharacterized protein LOC132658533 yields the protein MQKAKWLSGEALQTAVKTREAKSKGEKERYKHLNAEFQRIARRDKKAFFSGQCKEIEEKNRMGKTRDLFKKIRDTKGTFHAKMGSIKDRNGMDLTEAENIKKRWQEYTEELYKKDLHDPDNHDGVITNLEPDILESEVKWALESITTNKASGGDGIPVELFQILKDDAAKVLHSICQQIWKTQRWPQDQKRSVFTLIPKKGNAKECSNYRTIALISHASKVMLKVLQARLQQYVNHELPDVQAGFRKGRGTTDQIANLCWIMEKARESQKNIYFCFIDYAKAFNCVDHKKLWKILKEMGIPDHLTCS from the coding sequence atgcaaaaagcaaaatggctgtctggggaggccttacaaacagctgtgaaaacaagagaggcgaaaagcaaaggagaaaaggaaagatacaagcatctgaatgcagagttccagagaatagcaagaagagataagaaagccttcttcagcggtcagtgcaaagaaatagaggaaaagaacagaatgggaaagactagagatctcttcaagaaaattagagataccaagggaacatttcacgcaaagatgggctcgataaaggacagaaatggtatggacctaacagaagcagaaaatattaagaagaggtggcaagaatacacagaagaactgtacaaaaaagatctccacgacccagataatcatgatggtgtgatcactaatctagagccagacatcctggaaagtgaagtcaagtgggccttggaaagcatcactacgaacaaagctagtggaggtgatggaattccagttgagctgtttcaaatcctgaaagatgatgctgcgaaagtgctgcactcaatatgccagcaaatttggaaaactcagcggtggccacaggaccagaaaaggtcagttttcactctaattccaaagaaaggcaatgccaaagaatgctcaaactaccgcacaattgcactcatctcacatgctagtaaagtaatgctcaaagttctccaagccaggcttcagcaatacgtgaaccatgaacttcctgatgttcaagctggttttagaaaaggcagaggaaccacagatcaaattgccaacctctgctggatcatggaaaaagcaagagagtcccagaaaaacatctatttctgctttattgactatgccaaagcctttaactgtgtggatcacaagaaactgtggaaaattctgaaagagatgggaataccagaccacttgacctgctcttga